A portion of the Acidisarcina polymorpha genome contains these proteins:
- a CDS encoding SAM hydrolase/SAM-dependent halogenase family protein — translation MSCLSGRSYFFLVLFLASSVMSPAQSSMPAPAPAGSAATTAPPTSASPPLRTIGFMTDFDVKDDAVGICKAVMEGVAPGVKINDITHQVTPFDIEEGARFLAGSAPYFAKNAVFVVVVDPGVGSNRKAIIAESGVGQFFVLPDNGLLTLLTDRDGILAAREITNPKWMIGAGISSTFHGRDIFSPAGAHLARGDNWTEAGPAIDVTKLVRLQVHSAVIDANGLHGKVLGLDGPFGNLVLNIPADTFAKMGYAIGETVPVALDGKEYRFPFVKTFSDVQVGAPLFYIDSRGRLSLGVNQRNFSETYKVMPGAELLIPAKH, via the coding sequence GTGAGCTGCTTGTCTGGCCGAAGTTATTTTTTTCTTGTCCTGTTTCTTGCCTCGTCAGTGATGTCGCCGGCGCAAAGTTCGATGCCCGCTCCGGCGCCCGCTGGTTCGGCAGCGACTACTGCTCCGCCGACTTCGGCTTCGCCGCCGTTGCGTACCATCGGGTTCATGACCGATTTCGATGTCAAGGATGATGCAGTCGGCATCTGCAAGGCGGTGATGGAGGGGGTCGCCCCGGGGGTGAAGATTAACGACATCACCCATCAAGTGACGCCCTTCGATATTGAAGAAGGAGCCAGATTCCTCGCTGGATCGGCACCATACTTCGCGAAAAACGCGGTCTTCGTGGTGGTCGTGGATCCAGGGGTGGGAAGCAACCGCAAGGCGATCATCGCGGAGTCGGGGGTTGGCCAGTTTTTTGTGCTTCCAGACAACGGATTGCTGACTCTTCTGACCGATCGCGATGGCATTCTGGCGGCCCGGGAGATTACGAATCCGAAATGGATGATTGGCGCGGGGATCTCCTCGACCTTCCATGGCCGGGATATTTTCTCCCCGGCAGGCGCGCATCTGGCTCGCGGCGACAACTGGACCGAGGCTGGGCCCGCGATCGATGTCACGAAGCTGGTACGGCTGCAAGTTCACTCGGCAGTGATCGATGCCAACGGTCTGCATGGCAAAGTTCTCGGGCTGGATGGCCCCTTCGGCAACCTCGTGCTGAACATTCCCGCCGACACCTTCGCAAAAATGGGTTACGCCATCGGCGAGACGGTGCCGGTCGCCTTGGACGGGAAGGAATACCGCTTCCCGTTCGTCAAGACGTTCAGCGATGTGCAGGTGGGCGCTCCATTGTTCTACATCGACTCCCGCGGACGGCTAAGCCTGGGGGTCAACCAGAGGAACTTCTCGGAGACTTACAAGGTCATGCCGGGCGCGGAGTTGTTGATTCCGGCCAAGCACTGA
- a CDS encoding efflux transporter outer membrane subunit: MTRANGRIVAFRSATERGILMALASASLLLAGCTVGPNYKRPDAPVPPAYKENGGTTATVPPPNGTWKQAEPADNVIRGKWWELYGDPQLNALEEKVAVSNQTLKAATEQYLSAREKVQVSRASYYPSLTVGPSASRERQSQNRPLHVPGSKSTYSDLVASGQASWEPDLWGNIRRNVEASRSNAQATAADLANVDLSIRAELASDYFELRGLDTDLQLLNDTVTAFQQSYELTMNRFKGGIATESDVALAQTQLQSTVAQSIDLGVARAQFEHAIATLIGVPASSFGLPPQPLNLNLPQLPTGVPSALLERRPDISGAERRAQAANAQIGIAIAAFYPNVTLSGSGGFESQNVTTWFQGPSSLWAIGGSAAELLFDGGRRRALTEEARHNYEQTADNYRESVLNAFQEVEDNLAALKIYQQEAVSQQQAVLSARRSTQISTNRYKGGTTAYLEVLTAQTAQLANERTAADLTTRQFAASVQLIRAVGGGWDTSQLPKF, from the coding sequence ATGACACGAGCGAATGGCAGAATCGTCGCGTTCCGGTCCGCGACCGAGCGCGGTATCCTGATGGCGCTGGCTTCGGCTAGCCTGCTGCTGGCTGGGTGTACTGTAGGCCCGAACTATAAACGTCCCGACGCTCCCGTCCCTCCAGCCTACAAAGAGAACGGCGGCACGACCGCTACCGTTCCGCCGCCGAACGGCACCTGGAAGCAGGCGGAACCAGCTGACAATGTGATTCGCGGCAAGTGGTGGGAGCTCTACGGGGATCCGCAGCTGAATGCGCTGGAAGAGAAGGTTGCAGTCTCCAACCAAACGCTGAAGGCGGCAACCGAGCAGTATCTCTCGGCCCGTGAGAAGGTGCAGGTCAGCCGCGCCAGTTATTATCCGAGCTTGACCGTCGGTCCCTCGGCCAGCCGCGAGCGCCAGTCGCAAAATCGTCCGCTCCATGTGCCCGGATCGAAGTCGACTTACAGTGACCTGGTTGCCAGCGGACAGGCCTCCTGGGAACCCGATCTTTGGGGGAACATCCGCCGTAACGTCGAGGCATCGCGCTCGAATGCCCAGGCCACGGCTGCTGATCTGGCCAACGTCGATCTCAGCATTCGCGCCGAACTGGCCAGCGATTACTTTGAACTTCGTGGCCTCGATACCGACCTTCAACTCCTGAACGATACGGTCACTGCCTTTCAACAGTCGTATGAGCTGACCATGAATCGCTTCAAAGGGGGAATCGCGACGGAGTCGGATGTGGCCCTGGCGCAGACCCAGTTGCAGTCCACGGTGGCCCAGAGCATCGATCTCGGAGTGGCTCGCGCCCAGTTTGAACACGCGATCGCCACCCTCATCGGAGTTCCCGCGTCCAGCTTCGGTCTTCCGCCGCAACCCCTGAATCTCAATCTGCCGCAGCTCCCTACCGGAGTTCCCTCAGCGCTACTCGAGCGCCGCCCCGACATCTCTGGAGCAGAGCGCCGCGCCCAGGCTGCCAATGCTCAAATCGGCATTGCTATCGCTGCCTTTTACCCCAATGTCACGCTCTCTGGAAGCGGCGGATTCGAAAGCCAGAATGTTACCACCTGGTTTCAAGGTCCGAGTTCGTTGTGGGCCATCGGAGGGTCCGCCGCTGAGTTGCTCTTCGACGGCGGCCGCCGCCGCGCCTTGACCGAAGAGGCCCGGCACAACTATGAGCAGACCGCAGACAACTATAGAGAAAGCGTCTTAAACGCCTTCCAGGAAGTGGAAGACAATCTTGCTGCCTTAAAGATTTACCAGCAGGAAGCGGTTAGCCAGCAGCAGGCTGTGCTGTCCGCGCGCCGTTCTACCCAGATCTCGACCAATCGCTATAAAGGCGGCACCACGGCGTATCTTGAAGTTCTGACCGCGCAAACGGCGCAACTCGCCAACGAAAGAACCGCAGCGGATCTTACCACTCGTCAATTCGCCGCGAGCGTCCAACTCATTCGCGCCGTCGGCGGAGGCTGGGACACCTCGCAGCTTCCCAAGTTCTAA
- a CDS encoding alpha-galactosidase: MFGVRLRFLGLPLLTLTFGCQVFAQAQVGSAPSITFDQNAKVFRIDAADISYAFGVNERGELQPLYWGGRLGASDVLPPAHSSHEVAAFDLSSSVSPQEFAGWGAGLYVEPALKITFPDGNRDLVLHYVSHHIDGSSLTVTLKDISRDVFVELRYEVDPASGIIGRSAVIQNKTKDPLTVESASAATWTLPHGTDYSLYYLTGRWGSETSLQHEAVRPGQRVLESRRGSTGHQNNPWFAVEQGPTGDEDTGDVWFGALAWSGSWRITVEQDQLQQVRVTGGFNPFDFGYRLAPGESLKTPIFYGGYSHHGVGGASRLLHRFEITEILPERPNPKPRPVLYNSWEATEFKVDEPGQAALAEKAASIGIERFVMDDGWFGQRADDHAGLGDWYVNPQKFPHGLKPLIDKVHSLGMDFGLWVEPEMVNPNSDLYRAHPDWVLNFTGRPRTEGRNQLVLNLARPDVRAYVYGFLDKLLNENDIAFLKWDYNRNWSEPGWPAVSPDEQKQVWVKYTENLYSILAELREKHPKVEIEDCSGGGGRIDLGLIHHTDEVWTSDNTDPFDRLSIQDGFSYAYTPGVMMAWVTDSPHWLNHRTTSLEYRFLSSMQGSLGLGANLNHWQPEDFAEAKSMIEAYKQIRETVQHGALYRLVSPRDGSEQSVTESVAEDGHQAVVFTFLHSSTMGFHYPRVFLRGLEKNANYKMTPIAGKATKETPETASGAYWMSHGFDPDLVGDFQAAAFRLERTSN, from the coding sequence ATGTTCGGTGTGCGATTGAGATTTCTGGGTTTACCTTTGTTGACTCTGACGTTTGGCTGTCAGGTGTTCGCGCAAGCACAAGTCGGCTCTGCTCCTTCAATCACGTTTGATCAGAACGCAAAGGTTTTTCGCATTGACGCGGCCGATATCTCCTATGCCTTCGGCGTGAATGAGCGTGGCGAGCTGCAGCCACTTTATTGGGGTGGACGCCTTGGAGCGAGCGACGTTCTGCCGCCGGCACACAGCTCGCATGAAGTTGCTGCCTTCGATCTCTCCTCAAGTGTGAGCCCGCAGGAATTTGCCGGTTGGGGCGCCGGCCTGTATGTCGAGCCTGCCCTCAAGATCACCTTTCCCGACGGAAATCGCGATCTGGTGCTGCACTATGTCTCCCACCATATTGACGGTTCATCGCTGACGGTGACGTTGAAGGACATCTCACGCGACGTGTTTGTGGAGCTTCGCTATGAGGTCGATCCTGCCAGCGGAATTATCGGCCGATCGGCGGTGATCCAGAACAAGACCAAAGACCCGCTCACGGTCGAGTCTGCCTCGGCCGCGACGTGGACGCTGCCGCATGGAACGGACTACTCGCTCTACTACCTGACCGGACGGTGGGGTTCGGAAACTTCCTTGCAGCATGAAGCGGTCCGGCCTGGCCAGCGGGTGTTGGAGAGCCGGCGGGGATCGACCGGGCACCAGAACAATCCGTGGTTTGCGGTTGAGCAAGGCCCCACCGGGGATGAGGACACCGGCGATGTGTGGTTCGGTGCTCTGGCCTGGAGCGGTTCCTGGCGGATTACGGTTGAGCAGGACCAACTACAGCAGGTACGCGTCACCGGCGGCTTCAATCCCTTTGACTTCGGTTATCGCCTCGCCCCCGGCGAGAGCTTGAAAACGCCGATCTTCTATGGCGGCTACTCTCATCACGGCGTGGGCGGGGCTTCGCGTTTGCTGCATCGATTTGAGATCACGGAGATCTTGCCGGAGCGGCCAAACCCGAAGCCGCGGCCAGTTTTGTACAACTCCTGGGAAGCCACCGAGTTCAAGGTCGATGAACCCGGGCAAGCGGCATTGGCCGAGAAGGCAGCGTCAATCGGCATCGAACGCTTTGTCATGGATGACGGCTGGTTCGGCCAGCGCGCCGACGATCACGCCGGATTGGGGGATTGGTATGTCAACCCGCAGAAGTTCCCGCATGGGCTGAAGCCGCTGATCGACAAGGTGCATTCGCTAGGGATGGACTTCGGCCTGTGGGTCGAGCCGGAGATGGTCAACCCGAATAGCGATCTTTATCGAGCGCATCCCGATTGGGTGTTGAACTTCACCGGCCGTCCGCGAACCGAGGGTCGTAATCAGCTGGTCTTGAACCTGGCGCGGCCCGATGTCCGAGCTTACGTCTATGGCTTTCTTGACAAGCTTTTGAACGAAAACGATATCGCTTTTCTGAAGTGGGACTACAACCGTAACTGGTCCGAGCCGGGCTGGCCCGCCGTCTCGCCCGACGAGCAAAAGCAGGTCTGGGTCAAATACACCGAGAATCTCTATTCGATCCTGGCGGAGCTGCGAGAGAAACATCCGAAGGTCGAGATCGAAGATTGCTCCGGTGGCGGAGGCCGCATCGACTTGGGACTCATTCACCATACCGACGAGGTTTGGACGTCGGACAACACCGATCCCTTCGATCGGCTGAGTATCCAGGATGGCTTCAGCTACGCGTACACGCCCGGGGTGATGATGGCCTGGGTGACGGACTCTCCTCACTGGCTGAACCATCGCACCACCAGCCTGGAATACCGCTTCCTCTCCTCGATGCAAGGCTCGCTGGGGTTAGGGGCCAACCTCAATCATTGGCAGCCGGAAGACTTTGCCGAGGCCAAAAGCATGATCGAGGCCTATAAGCAGATCCGCGAGACGGTGCAGCATGGCGCGCTCTACCGGCTGGTCTCGCCGCGCGATGGCAGCGAGCAATCGGTCACCGAGTCGGTCGCCGAAGACGGGCATCAGGCAGTAGTCTTCACATTCCTGCACTCGAGCACCATGGGTTTCCACTATCCGCGTGTCTTCCTGCGTGGATTGGAGAAAAACGCAAATTACAAGATGACCCCGATCGCCGGCAAAGCTACCAAAGAGACGCCGGAGACAGCCAGCGGCGCCTACTGGATGTCGCATGGCTTCGATCCGGATTTAGTGGGCGACTTCCAGGCAGCAGCCTTCCGGCTGGAGCGGACCAGCAACTGA
- a CDS encoding phytoene desaturase family protein, with product MDITVPAVISKMSLNPDFVSAASTPALESLGKLGLPAPIRELAARPWDAIIVGAGHNGLACAAYLARAGKRVLVLEARERVGGACTIEEPFPGVRMSPCAYLAGLLHPLVIEELGLVERGFTWTPAINGLFVPFLDGSSIQLWDDDAKCEDEVRRFAPGDVAGWKAMNAVLTRLRDKLRPPGKDDLWIGAAPTREQIESRLGSDEEARALLFEWSMAEFVERYLSDERLQMAYLGQGVIGTNASPFDPGTASIRFHHASGRLGGIPGMWGYVKGGMGMVSFYLCDAAREAGAVIASGVPVARILPGEGVMLEGGERISAPVIISNADPRATSALLADDIDPSWQAQVDSVPIEGCTVKLNVLLAELPNFAARPGLDQPHHYGQINAPLRRSEWKTGYATARAGEVAEALWCELYFQSAHDRSVVPSGQHTMSVFAQYVPYRFKQGSWEDHRDLVRQRVFDSLARFCTNIPAAVLDAQVLGPPDIEKKVGLTGGHIFQGECLPPYMWSNRLSPRTSMPGVYLCGACTHPGGSVIAINGRNAAMAVLEDASSIPSRTGCVPIRLGA from the coding sequence TTGGATATAACTGTACCAGCCGTCATTTCCAAGATGAGTCTCAATCCTGACTTTGTTTCTGCCGCGAGCACACCGGCACTCGAATCCCTCGGCAAACTCGGCCTTCCCGCGCCCATCCGCGAACTGGCCGCTCGACCCTGGGACGCAATCATTGTCGGCGCAGGTCATAACGGCCTCGCCTGTGCTGCATATCTGGCTCGGGCCGGGAAGCGCGTACTCGTGCTCGAAGCCCGCGAACGCGTGGGCGGCGCCTGCACCATCGAGGAGCCGTTTCCCGGGGTTCGTATGTCGCCCTGCGCCTACCTCGCCGGGCTGTTACATCCGTTAGTGATCGAAGAACTTGGCTTGGTCGAGCGCGGCTTTACCTGGACACCGGCGATCAATGGCCTCTTCGTCCCGTTCCTCGATGGCAGCAGCATTCAACTCTGGGACGACGATGCGAAATGCGAGGATGAAGTCCGCCGCTTCGCCCCCGGTGACGTCGCAGGCTGGAAGGCCATGAACGCCGTGCTCACCCGGCTTCGCGACAAACTCCGGCCGCCCGGCAAGGATGATCTTTGGATCGGCGCTGCGCCGACTCGAGAACAAATTGAGAGCCGTCTCGGCAGCGACGAAGAAGCTCGCGCGCTGCTTTTCGAATGGTCGATGGCCGAGTTCGTCGAGCGCTATCTGAGCGACGAACGCTTGCAGATGGCGTATCTAGGACAAGGCGTCATCGGCACCAACGCCAGCCCCTTTGATCCCGGAACTGCCTCAATCCGTTTCCACCATGCCTCGGGCCGTCTCGGCGGCATTCCCGGCATGTGGGGCTACGTCAAGGGAGGCATGGGCATGGTGTCGTTTTATCTCTGCGACGCAGCACGTGAGGCCGGAGCGGTCATCGCTTCCGGCGTTCCCGTCGCTAGAATTCTTCCCGGAGAAGGAGTCATGCTGGAAGGCGGCGAGCGTATTTCAGCGCCTGTGATCATCTCGAATGCTGATCCGCGCGCCACCTCCGCGCTACTCGCGGACGACATCGATCCCAGCTGGCAAGCGCAAGTAGATTCGGTTCCTATCGAGGGTTGCACCGTCAAGCTGAACGTTCTGCTTGCGGAACTTCCAAACTTTGCCGCTCGTCCCGGTCTCGACCAGCCCCATCATTACGGGCAAATCAACGCGCCCTTGAGACGGTCCGAGTGGAAGACCGGGTACGCGACCGCCCGCGCCGGTGAAGTCGCCGAGGCGCTCTGGTGCGAGCTCTATTTCCAAAGCGCGCACGACCGGAGCGTCGTTCCCAGCGGACAGCACACCATGAGCGTCTTCGCGCAATATGTGCCTTACCGGTTCAAGCAGGGGAGCTGGGAAGACCACCGCGATTTGGTGCGGCAACGGGTCTTCGACTCACTCGCCCGTTTCTGCACCAACATTCCCGCCGCCGTGCTCGATGCGCAAGTGCTCGGGCCCCCGGATATCGAAAAGAAAGTAGGCCTCACTGGCGGCCACATCTTTCAAGGCGAATGCCTCCCGCCCTACATGTGGTCCAACCGCCTTTCGCCGCGAACCTCCATGCCCGGCGTCTATCTCTGCGGAGCATGCACCCATCCGGGAGGCAGCGTTATCGCCATCAACGGCCGCAATGCCGCAATGGCGGTACTTGAAGACGCGAGCAGCATTCCCTCCCGAACCGGGTGCGTACCCATCCGCCTGGGAGCCTGA
- a CDS encoding APC family permease, producing the protein MAISDFLFGRPLATSEERAEHIGVSAGIPIFGLDALSSAAYGPEAALTLLIPLGLAGVHIILPISAAIVALLVIVYFSYRQTIEAYPHGGGSYTVASENLGAGAGLLAAAALMIDYVLTAAVGISAGVGALISAVPSLHAHTLPICLGILALLTLINIRGVRDAGAAFKLPTYLFIGSLLIVIAVGLVRAIMGAGHPAPVVAPPRLPAATEAISLWLILKVFASGCTAMTGVEAVSNGVMAFRDPTVKNAQKTLTYIIALLIILLAGIAFLCRAYGIGATDPNSPGYESVLSQLIAAVMGKGVFYFVSIGSILLVLALSANTAFADFPRLTRAIAINDYLPHVFLLRGRRLLYSYGIYALVFLTGSLLVLFGGVTDRLIPLYAIGAFLAFTLSQAGMVVHWKKNQGPKSRGRMIVNGVGAFATGITLLVVLVAKFVEGAWVTALLIPVLIGIMLSVRRHYRRVHDETRASGPIELTDLLEPIVVIPVDRWSRITEKGLRFALTLSKEIRAVHVDCEEDAESVCNMWEANVAGPLRAAKLAVPELVLLTSPYRFVVQPLVDYVLKVEAENDGRHVAVLVPELVVRHWYQNLLHNQRANVLKLALLVHGNQRIMVINIPWYMEHNTDVKVLQKAAEEKEKAKAS; encoded by the coding sequence ATGGCCATCTCTGATTTTCTTTTTGGACGACCGCTTGCCACATCCGAAGAGCGCGCCGAACATATCGGCGTCTCCGCGGGCATCCCGATCTTCGGTCTGGATGCGTTGAGCTCCGCCGCCTACGGCCCCGAAGCAGCATTGACACTGCTGATCCCATTGGGTTTGGCAGGGGTCCACATTATTCTGCCGATTAGCGCTGCAATTGTTGCTTTGCTGGTGATCGTTTACTTTTCCTACCGGCAGACGATCGAGGCTTACCCTCACGGCGGCGGCTCATATACGGTCGCGAGCGAAAACTTGGGAGCGGGGGCAGGCCTCCTGGCCGCGGCCGCCCTCATGATCGATTACGTCCTGACCGCGGCAGTAGGCATCTCCGCCGGAGTCGGCGCCTTGATTTCAGCGGTCCCGAGTCTGCATGCCCATACCCTCCCGATCTGTTTGGGAATCCTCGCTCTTCTCACCTTGATCAACATTCGCGGCGTGCGCGATGCCGGAGCCGCATTCAAGCTACCGACTTATCTCTTCATTGGGTCTCTGCTGATCGTCATCGCGGTCGGCCTCGTCCGGGCGATAATGGGGGCAGGCCATCCGGCGCCGGTCGTAGCCCCCCCCCGCCTGCCAGCGGCAACTGAAGCCATCAGCCTGTGGCTCATCCTCAAAGTCTTCGCTAGCGGCTGCACGGCGATGACCGGCGTCGAAGCTGTCAGCAATGGAGTCATGGCATTCCGCGACCCGACCGTTAAGAACGCTCAGAAGACTCTTACCTACATCATTGCGCTCTTGATCATTCTCCTGGCGGGCATCGCGTTTCTTTGCCGCGCCTATGGAATCGGCGCCACCGATCCGAACAGTCCCGGTTACGAGAGCGTACTCTCCCAATTAATCGCCGCAGTGATGGGTAAGGGCGTCTTCTATTTCGTCTCCATCGGCTCCATTCTGCTGGTGTTGGCGTTGTCGGCGAATACCGCGTTCGCGGATTTCCCACGACTGACCAGGGCGATCGCGATCAACGACTACCTCCCTCACGTCTTCCTCCTTCGGGGTCGGAGGCTACTCTATTCCTACGGGATCTATGCACTCGTCTTTTTAACCGGGTCGCTGCTGGTGCTCTTTGGAGGCGTGACCGATCGACTGATTCCTCTCTATGCCATCGGCGCCTTCCTCGCCTTCACACTCTCCCAGGCCGGTATGGTCGTTCACTGGAAGAAAAATCAGGGCCCGAAATCGCGAGGGCGAATGATCGTCAATGGCGTCGGCGCCTTTGCTACCGGTATTACCTTGCTGGTGGTGCTCGTCGCGAAATTCGTCGAAGGCGCCTGGGTGACGGCGCTGCTCATCCCGGTGTTGATCGGAATTATGCTGAGCGTCCGGCGGCATTATCGTCGCGTCCATGATGAAACCCGGGCGAGTGGGCCCATCGAACTTACCGATCTGTTGGAGCCGATTGTGGTCATCCCGGTCGACCGGTGGAGCCGGATCACTGAGAAAGGCTTGAGGTTCGCATTGACTCTTTCGAAGGAAATCCGCGCGGTCCACGTGGATTGTGAAGAAGACGCGGAGAGCGTTTGCAATATGTGGGAAGCCAACGTGGCTGGTCCACTTCGCGCCGCCAAGCTCGCGGTCCCGGAGCTCGTGCTGCTCACGTCTCCGTATCGCTTCGTCGTTCAACCCCTGGTAGATTACGTACTCAAAGTCGAGGCAGAGAATGACGGCAGGCATGTGGCTGTGCTTGTCCCAGAGCTGGTAGTGAGGCATTGGTATCAGAATCTGCTGCATAACCAGCGCGCGAATGTTCTCAAGCTGGCGCTCCTGGTGCATGGCAACCAACGAATCATGGTCATCAACATCCCCTGGTATATGGAGCACAACACCGACGTCAAGGTGCTACAGAAAGCCGCAGAGGAGAAGGAAAAAGCGAAGGCGTCTTGA
- a CDS encoding MFS transporter, translating into MIGNLKQDRPEGPGSRRRWGIALLLGIGVLVNYVDRVNLSVSQHALHDEFGITTVTFGWLLGAYSWTYALLQLPMGVLLDRFGVRVIGRISTFLWSLASFGAAVSPGVPIFFAARLLLGVGEAPTFPANAKAIGYWFPVKERSLATAVFDAAAKFAPALGVPVVGILMVRFGWRISFAATGLLSLCYFGLFYRFYRNPSEDRLLSDRERILIRDGGAQPEGGRRGEGGASLSYLIRQRKVIGLAIGFASYNYTFYLLLNWLPSYLSSTMHVDLLHSAFYTSVPWLIATMTDLLVGGWLVDALVQRGWNPVRVRQVVLIGGTAFGMGILGAAYATTTTAALFWISMSIGGLSAAAPVGWSIPSLIAPRESVGSVGGILNFACQISGICAPIVTGYVVHETRSFALAFGVAAIFLAIGIASYIVLLGNMEPVAEPL; encoded by the coding sequence TTGATTGGCAACCTGAAGCAAGATCGACCGGAGGGTCCTGGTTCTCGGCGCCGCTGGGGGATAGCGCTCCTACTTGGTATAGGCGTGCTCGTCAACTACGTCGATCGGGTAAACCTGTCCGTCTCACAGCACGCGCTACATGACGAGTTTGGAATCACGACGGTCACCTTTGGCTGGCTGCTCGGAGCCTACAGCTGGACTTACGCTCTCCTGCAGCTGCCGATGGGCGTGCTTCTGGACCGCTTCGGGGTCCGCGTCATCGGCCGTATCAGCACATTCCTGTGGAGCCTGGCCTCCTTCGGGGCGGCCGTTTCTCCAGGCGTCCCGATCTTTTTCGCTGCACGGCTTCTCCTGGGTGTGGGCGAGGCGCCTACCTTCCCTGCCAATGCGAAAGCGATTGGGTACTGGTTTCCAGTCAAAGAACGCAGCCTGGCGACGGCAGTTTTCGATGCCGCCGCTAAGTTCGCTCCCGCTCTAGGCGTTCCCGTAGTAGGGATCCTGATGGTTCGGTTCGGTTGGCGAATCAGCTTTGCCGCCACCGGTTTGCTCAGCCTTTGCTATTTCGGTCTCTTCTACCGTTTCTACCGCAACCCGAGCGAAGACCGGCTTCTTTCGGATCGAGAACGCATCTTGATCCGCGATGGCGGCGCCCAGCCGGAGGGCGGCAGACGAGGGGAAGGCGGTGCGTCGCTAAGCTACCTTATACGGCAGCGGAAGGTGATAGGCCTCGCGATCGGCTTCGCCTCTTACAACTACACCTTCTACCTGCTGTTGAACTGGCTGCCGAGCTATCTCTCCTCTACGATGCACGTCGATCTGCTCCACTCGGCCTTCTATACATCCGTGCCCTGGTTGATCGCGACCATGACCGATCTGCTGGTCGGCGGATGGTTGGTCGATGCTTTGGTGCAGCGCGGCTGGAACCCGGTGCGGGTGCGTCAGGTGGTGTTGATTGGGGGGACCGCCTTCGGCATGGGCATTCTCGGGGCCGCGTATGCGACGACGACAACTGCCGCGCTGTTCTGGATTAGCATGTCCATCGGCGGCCTCTCGGCGGCCGCTCCCGTCGGCTGGTCGATTCCCTCCTTGATTGCCCCTCGGGAGAGCGTTGGAAGCGTGGGCGGGATTCTGAATTTCGCCTGCCAGATCTCCGGCATCTGCGCGCCTATTGTGACTGGATATGTCGTGCACGAGACGCGTTCGTTTGCCTTGGCCTTTGGCGTGGCAGCGATCTTTCTTGCCATTGGGATTGCTAGCTATATAGTGCTACTTGGGAATATGGAACCGGTTGCAGAGCCACTCTAA
- a CDS encoding O-methyltransferase — MNQELWTAVDQYFTESLCPPDPVLIQAQQANKAAGLPAIDVAPNQGKLLHLLARIRGAQRILEIGTLGGYSTIWLARALPPHGMLITLEADPKHAAVATANIERAGLSSIVDLRLGPALDSLAVLAREKQAPFDFIFLDADKPNNPNYLDWAVHFSRPGTIIVGDNVVRDGAIIDPNDQDPSVQGSRKLLDKIGADPRLDATALQTVGSKGYDGFVLALVK, encoded by the coding sequence ATGAACCAGGAACTTTGGACCGCAGTCGACCAATACTTCACCGAGAGCCTCTGTCCGCCCGATCCAGTTCTCATTCAGGCACAACAAGCGAACAAGGCAGCCGGACTTCCCGCTATTGATGTCGCTCCCAATCAAGGCAAGCTCCTCCATCTTTTGGCCCGAATTCGGGGCGCGCAACGCATCCTTGAGATTGGCACGCTGGGAGGATACAGCACGATTTGGCTCGCGCGTGCGCTTCCGCCTCACGGCATGCTTATAACCCTGGAGGCCGATCCGAAGCACGCCGCCGTGGCCACCGCGAATATTGAGCGCGCCGGATTATCATCGATCGTCGATCTACGGTTGGGGCCGGCGCTCGATTCGCTTGCCGTCCTGGCGCGAGAGAAACAGGCCCCATTTGACTTCATCTTCCTCGATGCCGACAAGCCCAATAATCCGAACTACCTGGACTGGGCGGTCCACTTCTCCCGGCCCGGGACAATCATCGTGGGAGACAACGTCGTTCGCGATGGCGCAATTATCGATCCGAATGATCAAGATCCCAGTGTCCAGGGAAGCCGCAAGTTGCTTGACAAGATCGGGGCCGATCCGCGCCTCGACGCGACCGCGCTGCAGACCGTCGGCAGCAAGGGCTATGACGGCTTCGTCTTGGCCCTCGTGAAGTAA